From Microbacterium sp. LWH7-1.2:
GCTGCACTGGACCGACACCGCGCTCGCCTTCGACTGGGACGACGTGCCGGCCGCGGTCATCGCCCTCGGCGAGGCGATCGACGAGCTCTACTGGCGCTCGATCGACCGGCCGAAGACCGCGCACTGGCTCGCGGCCTACGACCTGGTGCGCTCGACCCTCACGCCGAATCCCGCCTCGCAGTGGGCGCGCGGCCTCCCCGACGAGACTCTCGCCGGCGCTCCCAAGGGCTACACCGACGCGGTCCTGGACGACGAGTTCCCGCTCTCGATGTTCTTCGAAGCGCTCGACAAGAAGATGAAGCCCGTCATCGAATCGACCGCCGGGATCACCGGGCGCGATTCCTGACACCGGCGGTGCGTCCTCGGCGAGACGGCCGGTCTCGCCGAGAACGCGCGCCTGCGACGTGGAAGGGTGGACGCATGAGCGTCTCAGGCAGACTCGTGATCATCGCCGGCGCGACGAGCGCTTCCGGCCGCATCGCCGCACGCGTCCTCCGCGACGCGGGTGCGCGCGTCGTGGCTGTCGGCCGTGACGCCGGCAGACTTCGCGACCTTCTCGATTCACTCGAGACGGATGCTGCGTCCCTGGCCGGCGGCACAGCCGGAAGCGTCCGCACCGAGGTGTGCGACCTGGGTGACGAGACGGCGGTCGCCTCCCTCGCGGAGCGCATCCACGAGACCGACGGGCCCGTCGACGGCGTACTCCACCTCGTGGGCGGCTGGCGGGGTGGAGGGGGCCTAGCGGGCCAGACCGACGACGACTACCGCTTCCTCGAGGGATCGCTGACCGCGCTGCGCCACGTCAGCCGGGCGTTCGACGCCGACCTGAAGGCGTCCGAGGCGGGCCGCCTCGCGGTGGTGTCGTCCACCGCGGTGGCGCGCCCGGTCGCCGGTGCGGCGAACTACGCCGCGGTGAAGGCCGCGACCGAGGCGTGGACGCGCGCCGTGGCGCAGGGGTTCACGAAAGACGCCCGGGATTCCGGCGGACGGCCGGCCGCAGCATCCGTCATCTTCCGCGTGAAGAGCCTCGACGGACTCGAGGAGGCGCTTGCCCAGCGGTTCGCCGATCTGTGGCTCGCCGACGCGACCGAGATCAACGACACCATCGTCGAACTCACCGACCCTTCGCTGTGACCGGGCTCAGCGCCCGGTCTTCCGCGAACTAGATTGGACACCCGTGACCACGATCCATGACCCGAACCTGCGCGGTTTCGCCAGCGACAACTACGCCGGCATCCACCCCGAGGTGCTCGCGGCGATCGCCGCCGCCAACGACGGCCACCAGGTCGCCTACGGCGATGACGTCTACACCGAGCGGCTGCAGCTCGTCATGGCCCGTCACTTCGGCGAGGGCGTCGAGGCGTACCCGGTGTTCAACGGCACCGGCGCGAACGTGGTCGGGCTGCAGTCGATGCTCCCCCGCTGGGGCGCCGTCGTCTCGGCCGGCACCGCGCACATCAACGTCGACGAAGGCGGTGCGCCCGAACGGGTGGCCGGGATCAAGCTGCTCACCGTCCCGACGGACGACGGCAAGCTCACACCCGAGCTCATCGACCGCGAGGCGTGGGGCTGGGGCGACGAGCACCGCGCGCAGCCGCTGGTCGTGTCGATCACCCAGTCCACGGAACTCGGCACGCTGTACACGGTGGACGAGATCACCGCGATCGCCCACCATGCCCACAGCCTGGGCATGCACGTCCACATGGACGGCTCGCGCATCTCCAACGCCGCGGCATCGCTCGACGTGCCCCTCCGCGCCTTCACGCGCGATGCCGGGGTCGACGTGCTGAGCTTCGGCGGCACCAAGAACGGCGCGATGCTCGGCGAGGCCGTCGTGGTGCTGAACCCCGAGGCGTCGACGGGCCTCAAATTCCTCCGCAAGCTCGACATGCAGCTGGCCTCGAAGATGCGCTTCGTGTCGGCACAGCTCCTCGCCCTGCTCGAGGGCGACCTGTGGCTGCGCAACGCGTCGCACTCCAACGCGATGGCCCAGCGCCTGCGCGCGGGGATCGAAGCGGGGCTCGCCGACGGCACGATCTCGGGCGTCGCGTTCACGCAGCCGACGCAGGCGAACGGCGTCTTCGCCACCCTGCCCGACGGGGTCGCCGATCGCCTGCGCACCTCCTTCCGGTTCTACGACTGGGATGCCGCGAAGAACGAGGTCCGCTGGATGTGCAGCTTCGACACCTCCGAGAACGACATCGACGCCTTCCTGGCCGCCATCGCCCGGGAGACCTCGCAGACCTGACCCCTCGCACGCTCGTTGAAGGGAGGGCGCCCTGGCGCCAACCACCGCTCGTTGAGCGGAGGGCGCTCTGGCGCCCGCAGTCGAAACGCCCCGGACTTCGCGGAAAGCCCGGAGCGTTTCGACTCGCTCGTTCCTCGCTCGCTCAACGAGCGGGGACGGGGAGGGCTCAGTCCTCGTGGTGCTCGCTCAACGAGCGGGGGCAAGGGCTCAGCCCTCGGGACGCTCGTTGAAGGGAGGGCGCCCTGGTGCCACCCACCGCTCGTTGAGCGGAGGGCGCTCTGGCGCCCGCAGTCGAAACGCCCCGGACTTCGCGGAAAGCCCGGAGCGTTTCGACTCGCTCGTTCCTCGCTCGCTCAACGAGCGGGGACGGGGAGGGCTCAGTCCTCGTGGCGCTCGCTCAACGAGCGGGGGCAAGGGCTCAGCCCTCGGGACGCTCGTTGAAGGGAGGGCGCCCTGGCGCCACCCACCGCTCGTTGAGCGGAGGGCGCTCTGGCGCCCGCAGTCGAAACGCCCCGGACTTCGCGGAAAGCCCGGAGCGTTTCGACTCGCTCGTTCCTCGCTCGCTCAACGAGCGGGGACGGGGAGGGCTCAGCCCTCGTGATGCTCGTTGAAGGGAGGGCGCCCTGGTGCCAACCACCGCTCGTTGAGCGGAGGGCGCTCTGGCGCCCGCAGTCGAAACGCCCCGGACTTCGCGGAAAGTGCGGGG
This genomic window contains:
- a CDS encoding low specificity L-threonine aldolase — translated: MTTIHDPNLRGFASDNYAGIHPEVLAAIAAANDGHQVAYGDDVYTERLQLVMARHFGEGVEAYPVFNGTGANVVGLQSMLPRWGAVVSAGTAHINVDEGGAPERVAGIKLLTVPTDDGKLTPELIDREAWGWGDEHRAQPLVVSITQSTELGTLYTVDEITAIAHHAHSLGMHVHMDGSRISNAAASLDVPLRAFTRDAGVDVLSFGGTKNGAMLGEAVVVLNPEASTGLKFLRKLDMQLASKMRFVSAQLLALLEGDLWLRNASHSNAMAQRLRAGIEAGLADGTISGVAFTQPTQANGVFATLPDGVADRLRTSFRFYDWDAAKNEVRWMCSFDTSENDIDAFLAAIARETSQT
- a CDS encoding SDR family NAD(P)-dependent oxidoreductase translates to MSVSGRLVIIAGATSASGRIAARVLRDAGARVVAVGRDAGRLRDLLDSLETDAASLAGGTAGSVRTEVCDLGDETAVASLAERIHETDGPVDGVLHLVGGWRGGGGLAGQTDDDYRFLEGSLTALRHVSRAFDADLKASEAGRLAVVSSTAVARPVAGAANYAAVKAATEAWTRAVAQGFTKDARDSGGRPAAASVIFRVKSLDGLEEALAQRFADLWLADATEINDTIVELTDPSL